Proteins found in one Channa argus isolate prfri chromosome 7, Channa argus male v1.0, whole genome shotgun sequence genomic segment:
- the ctss2.1 gene encoding cathepsin S, ortholog2, tandem duplicate 1 produces the protein MSPTVQGLMFWSLLLVSLWDGAPATFDSSLNLHWELWKKTHNKMYQNEVEDAHRRDLWEKNLKFISMHNLEASMGIHTYELGMNQMGDLTQEEIQKSYATLRPPTDIQRAPSPLTRTSGATVPDTMDWREKGVVTRVKMQGACGSCWAFSAAGALEGQLAKTTGKLVDLSPQNLVDCSGKYGNEGCNGGYIHKAFEYVIDNHGIDSDASYPYTGLQQQCHYSPEHSAANCSQYHFLPEGDEEALKEAIATIGPISVAIDATRPTFTFYRSGVYDDPSCSQATNHAVLAVGYGTLSTQDYWLVKNSWGTSFGDGGYIRMSRNKNDQCGIALYGCYPLI, from the exons ATGAGTCCGACTGTTCAAG GCCTGATGTTCTGGAGCTTGCTGCTCGTTTCCCTGTGGGACGGGGCACCAGCCACGTTTGACAGCAGTTTGAACCTTCACTGGGAGCTGTGGAAGAagacacacaacaaaatgtacCAGAATGAg GTGGAGGATGCACACCGCAGGGACTTGTGGGAGAAGAATCTAAAGTTTATTTCCATGCACAACTTGGAAGCCTCTATGGGGATTCACACCTATGAACTGGGCATGAACCAAATGGGAGACTTG ACACAAGAGGAGATCCAGAAGTCTTATGCCACACTCCGTCCTCCAACTGACATCCAGAGGGCGCCATCTCCCTTGACTAGGACATCCGGCGCAACTGTACCAGACACCATGGACTGGAGAGAAAAGGGCGTCGTCACCAGAGTCAAGATgcag GGTGCCTGTGGCTCCTGCTGGGCCTTTAGCGCTGCAGGGGCCCTGGAGGGCCAGTTGGCAAAGACGACAGGAAAGCTAGTGGACCTCAGCCCCCAAAACCTGGTGGATTGTAGTGGCAAATATGGCAACGAAGGCTGCAATGGAGGCTACATACACAAAGCCTTTGAGTATGTGATTGACAACCATGGCATCGACTCTGATGCTTCATACCCCTACACAGGACTG CAACAACAGTGTCACTACAGCCCTGAACACAGTGCTGCCAATTGCTCCCAGTACCACTTTCTGCCTGAAGGGGATGAGGAGGCTCTGAAGGAGGCAATTGCAACCATTGGACCCATTTCAGTAGCGATTGATGCCACACGACCAACGTTTACTTTCTACAGGAGTG GAGTGTATGACGACCCGAGCTGCAGCCAGGCTACAAACCATGCTGTTCTTGCTGTGGGCTACGGCACTTTGAGCACACAGGACTACTGGCTGGTGAAGAACAG ctggggaacttcttTTGGAGATGGCGGCTACATCCGGATGTCGCGCAACAAGAACGACCAGTGTGGTATTGCTCTGTATGGTTGTTATCCCCTCATCTAG